One sulfur-oxidizing endosymbiont of Gigantopelta aegis genomic region harbors:
- a CDS encoding multicopper oxidase domain-containing protein, whose protein sequence is MRRSSRSGGGSTTTSGNTGGGGGMGGACYIYPGAPATIGEVTPDISFNRGIYMNGSMRMDDGRSVTVWGFTDGGGGMGGMGGQFPSPAIRVTQGQVVHVNLNVMGNMWKHTIHHHGIEPSTENDGVGHYSFDVSGNYTYQWKASHAGTYFYHCHTNTVLHAEMGMYGALIIDPPEGQGTLFSGGPSYDVEAIWACDEFDSSWHNLDWAAGTCGGDVGLNDLNPDYFIITGVDGARSALTDPAVAVNMNLGETLLVRYICAGYLPQRINFGGLTATVHMSDGRALPRPIQVTELESCSAERYDCIFEPTSSGTYEVTVEYLHWVTGDVLGTAKTRINVN, encoded by the coding sequence ATGCGTAGAAGTAGCAGAAGTGGTGGTGGTAGCACAACAACAAGTGGAAACACTGGCGGTGGCGGAGGAATGGGTGGTGCTTGCTACATATACCCTGGCGCCCCTGCAACTATCGGAGAAGTCACGCCGGATATTAGTTTTAACCGTGGCATCTATATGAATGGCAGTATGCGTATGGATGATGGCAGAAGTGTCACTGTCTGGGGCTTTACTGATGGTGGCGGAGGCATGGGTGGCATGGGGGGGCAATTCCCCTCCCCGGCAATTCGCGTCACTCAAGGTCAAGTCGTGCATGTCAATCTCAACGTCATGGGCAATATGTGGAAACACACTATTCACCATCATGGTATTGAACCCAGCACAGAAAATGATGGTGTGGGTCATTATTCCTTTGATGTCAGTGGCAATTATACCTACCAATGGAAAGCCTCACATGCTGGCACCTATTTTTATCATTGTCATACCAATACGGTATTACATGCTGAAATGGGTATGTATGGTGCGCTTATTATTGATCCACCTGAGGGTCAAGGTACATTGTTTTCTGGTGGTCCTAGCTATGACGTGGAAGCCATTTGGGCCTGTGATGAATTTGATTCGTCCTGGCATAATTTAGACTGGGCTGCAGGTACTTGTGGTGGTGATGTGGGTTTAAATGATTTGAACCCTGATTATTTTATTATCACAGGTGTTGATGGTGCACGTTCTGCCCTGACTGATCCAGCCGTTGCTGTGAACATGAATCTGGGTGAAACCTTATTGGTTCGCTATATTTGTGCCGGTTATCTTCCTCAGCGTATTAACTTTGGCGGTTTAACTGCGACGGTACACATGTCTGATGGTCGCGCATTACCTAGACCGATCCAAGTCACTGAACTTGAATCCTGTTCAGCAGAGCGCTATGACTGTATCTTTGAGCCTACATCAAGCGGTACTTATGAAGTTACTGTGGAATATTTACATTGGGTGACAGGTGATGTTTTGGGTACTGCAAAAACCCGCATCAATGTGAATTAG
- a CDS encoding YeeE/YedE thiosulfate transporter family protein: MLSLRKQWPFWISGVFVGVAEIMNYVVLEKPIGLTTGLVEMTAAFEQTVAPGIDWWSRAYDPNVHWIIIGVVLGAWLVARAEGESRGWVKYPTKELILAFVGGFVFSFGTRLAHGCTTHHFLGGLPSMSTASLLYLTTILPAGFLTFYLMSVMKIGHVFKGQENRSTSELGAKQGGKMALDGLACEASRDYNPNRDWLRITILVFMFAFFGNAIVGSFVYGTEDGLFGWNYAISSIGWAMMVWFLLIGLVAGVGMAKTGFGTECAFMTPEISMGLEHKENFFEKKWRIPGSTRFMFRSMSPFTAIFIEILLLWGAIMIGWQFYDIKLPLGMNPTWVLLLGAAFQGFGSVAMIGCEIRTYMRLGLGYMTAVAAFPGFLLGYLPYTLYQDFWEDLARDTTITKVKHVPDIFSHDPTIQAFVGLAYGILVAGLLYWSIRRGMRLTGYNFKDLMSNNNDDLAIKYFSRFEKK; this comes from the coding sequence ATGTTAAGTCTGCGTAAACAATGGCCATTTTGGATCAGCGGTGTTTTTGTTGGTGTCGCTGAAATCATGAATTATGTGGTGCTAGAGAAACCCATTGGCTTAACGACAGGCTTGGTGGAAATGACCGCCGCATTTGAGCAGACAGTCGCCCCAGGCATTGACTGGTGGTCTCGTGCTTATGATCCCAATGTTCACTGGATTATTATTGGGGTTGTGTTGGGTGCTTGGTTAGTCGCACGCGCCGAGGGTGAATCACGCGGCTGGGTGAAATATCCTACCAAAGAACTCATTTTGGCATTTGTTGGCGGTTTTGTTTTTAGCTTTGGTACTCGTCTGGCTCATGGCTGTACCACTCATCATTTTCTCGGTGGCTTGCCTTCTATGTCCACTGCTTCATTATTATATTTAACCACTATCCTCCCTGCGGGATTTTTGACTTTTTATCTCATGAGTGTGATGAAAATTGGCCATGTCTTTAAAGGGCAGGAAAATCGTTCAACCTCAGAACTGGGCGCCAAGCAGGGTGGTAAAATGGCACTTGATGGCCTTGCCTGTGAAGCCAGTCGAGACTATAACCCAAACCGAGACTGGCTAAGAATAACCATTCTGGTCTTTATGTTTGCATTTTTTGGTAATGCTATCGTGGGTTCCTTTGTCTATGGTACCGAAGATGGACTCTTTGGTTGGAACTATGCCATAAGCTCTATTGGTTGGGCGATGATGGTTTGGTTTTTATTGATTGGTCTGGTTGCCGGTGTCGGTATGGCCAAAACCGGTTTCGGAACAGAGTGTGCCTTTATGACCCCTGAAATCTCCATGGGGCTTGAGCACAAAGAAAATTTCTTTGAGAAGAAATGGCGCATTCCCGGCTCAACCCGTTTTATGTTTCGCTCTATGTCACCTTTCACGGCAATTTTTATTGAGATCCTATTATTATGGGGGGCAATTATGATTGGTTGGCAGTTCTATGATATTAAACTGCCTTTGGGTATGAACCCTACTTGGGTTCTATTATTAGGTGCGGCTTTTCAGGGCTTTGGTTCAGTGGCGATGATTGGTTGTGAGATCCGTACTTATATGCGCTTAGGTCTTGGCTATATGACCGCTGTAGCTGCATTTCCTGGTTTCTTGTTAGGTTACTTACCTTATACTTTATATCAAGACTTTTGGGAAGATCTTGCGCGTGATACCACTATTACTAAAGTAAAACATGTGCCTGATATATTTAGTCATGATCCTACTATACAAGCCTTTGTTGGTTTGGCTTATGGAATTTTAGTCGCAGGATTGTTGTATTGGAGTATTAGGCGCGGTATGCGTTTAACGGGCTATAACTTTAAAGATTTAATGTCTAATAATAATGATGATTTGGCCATCAAATATTTTTCACGCTTTGAGAAAAAATAA
- a CDS encoding multicopper oxidase domain-containing protein, which produces MFSSTGLLSWTARAHAATIAKTFYITEGTITQPDGVDVYFRGYSENSSSLNVPGAQLIVQEGDTVAITIVNLLSTDHSFVIDGVIDSGVIAAGTTVNFEFVAMNVGTQMYYDALNAPYNRLVGLHGCLAVMPSGSDNEVYAGSPTFVQQYSWITNDIDSIWHNAISNGNTPTSAFKPNYFTLNGQSMRVPGHPDYKNPDIDSGYAPDTRLVGSIGDRTLVRIQNAGLCSHSMHFHANHVEWLTRNGTIRDDVWLKDTLYLPNNIGSLDVIYPFETPPDAWPPVTKGHFPMHSHDEMTQTAGGGSYQFGLATTISFE; this is translated from the coding sequence TACAGAGGGGACAATCACTCAACCGGATGGCGTTGATGTCTATTTTCGAGGCTATAGTGAAAACTCATCCAGCCTCAATGTACCAGGTGCACAACTGATCGTACAAGAAGGCGATACGGTTGCCATTACTATTGTCAACCTGCTTAGCACCGATCACAGTTTTGTGATTGATGGCGTTATTGACAGCGGTGTGATTGCTGCAGGTACCACAGTAAACTTTGAATTTGTGGCCATGAATGTCGGCACACAAATGTATTATGATGCGCTCAATGCACCCTATAATCGTCTTGTCGGTTTACATGGTTGCTTAGCCGTAATGCCTTCTGGCAGCGACAATGAGGTTTATGCTGGCAGTCCTACCTTTGTGCAACAATATTCTTGGATTACCAATGATATTGACTCAATCTGGCACAATGCCATTAGCAATGGTAACACGCCCACAAGTGCCTTTAAGCCAAATTATTTTACTTTAAATGGTCAAAGCATGCGCGTGCCGGGTCATCCTGATTATAAAAACCCCGATATAGACTCAGGCTATGCGCCTGATACACGTCTGGTAGGTTCAATTGGTGATCGTACCTTGGTGCGCATACAAAATGCTGGCCTATGTTCACACTCGATGCACTTTCATGCCAACCATGTTGAATGGTTAACCCGCAATGGGACTATTCGCGATGACGTCTGGCTAAAAGACACACTTTATTTACCCAACAATATCGGCAGTCTCGATGTTATCTATCCCTTTGAAACACCACCTGATGCCTGGCCACCGGTAACAAAGGGGCATTTCCCCATGCATAGCCATGATGAAATGACTCAAACAGCAGGTGGTGGTTCGTATCAATTTGGTTTAGCAACAACGATTTCATTCGAATAA
- a CDS encoding rhodanese-like domain-containing protein: MKTNRIYMQTKQLLAMLMSIVLLMSFSGAIMAGDFANLSKKKQTTLGLYMTSSQAYDYTMKNMDKTLFLDVRTPSELNYLGVASVMDANVPTDFMDSSAWDSKKRRYRRQHNDSFVADVDARLKAKGLNKDDTVILMCRSGKRSAKAVNVLAKAGYTKVYTVVDGYEGDKVKKGENKGRRMKNGWKNSGLPWTYSMDKDFMYITK, translated from the coding sequence ATGAAAACGAATAGGATCTATATGCAAACAAAACAGCTTCTTGCCATGTTGATGAGTATCGTGCTATTGATGTCATTTTCAGGTGCTATCATGGCCGGTGACTTTGCTAACTTGAGTAAGAAAAAGCAAACGACCTTAGGGCTTTATATGACTTCATCGCAGGCTTATGACTATACGATGAAAAATATGGACAAGACCTTGTTTCTTGATGTGCGTACGCCTTCAGAGCTGAATTATCTCGGGGTAGCCAGTGTGATGGATGCCAATGTACCGACTGATTTTATGGACTCCAGTGCATGGGATAGCAAGAAACGTCGTTATAGACGTCAGCATAATGATAGTTTTGTGGCTGATGTTGATGCCCGTTTAAAAGCCAAAGGACTGAACAAAGATGATACGGTTATTCTTATGTGTCGTTCAGGTAAGCGCAGTGCTAAAGCCGTTAATGTATTGGCAAAGGCAGGTTATACCAAGGTGTATACTGTGGTTGATGGTTATGAGGGTGATAAGGTTAAGAAAGGTGAAAATAAGGGTAGGCGGATGAAGAATGGCTGGAAGAATTCTGGCTTGCCATGGACTTACTCAATGGATAAGGATTTTATGTATATCACAAAGTAA